In a single window of the Candidatus Binatia bacterium genome:
- a CDS encoding peroxiredoxin — protein MAIKAGDSLPLNVTLKEMGAGGPQDVTLGDVFKGKTVVVFAVPGAFTPTCSMKHLPGFVEKAADIRDRGVDEIVCLAVNDAFVMGAWGDANRARGKVRMLADGNGDLTRALGLTLDASGFGMGLRSQRYAMIVRDGVVKELLVEPGPGLTVSSAEAVLSKL, from the coding sequence ATGGCGATAAAGGCCGGCGACAGCCTTCCACTGAACGTTACGCTCAAGGAAATGGGCGCGGGTGGCCCTCAGGATGTGACCCTGGGGGACGTGTTCAAGGGCAAGACCGTCGTGGTCTTCGCCGTGCCGGGGGCTTTCACGCCGACATGCTCGATGAAGCATCTCCCCGGATTCGTGGAAAAGGCGGCGGACATACGGGACCGCGGGGTTGACGAAATCGTGTGCCTCGCGGTGAACGACGCCTTCGTCATGGGGGCCTGGGGCGACGCAAATCGCGCCAGGGGCAAGGTCCGAATGCTCGCCGACGGCAACGGCGATCTAACGCGGGCCCTCGGCTTGACGCTCGACGCCAGCGGGTTCGGCATGGGGTTGCGGTCGCAACGCTACGCAATGATCGTAAGGGACGGGGTCGTCAAAGAGCTGCTCGTCGAGCCCGGGCCCGGGCTGACCGTATCGAGTGCCGAAGCGGTCCTTAGCAAGCTCTGA